A single genomic interval of Arthrobacter globiformis harbors:
- a CDS encoding integrase core domain-containing protein — protein sequence MRPLSYSRPRVSDDNPYSESLFKTVKYDLDFPGRFQDLHHARGYMAAFFTNYNANHRHSGLNYYTPDTVHHGLIEQARRQRQKTLDACYARNPHRYRRKPTAPGIPPVAGINHKETTRLSQTA from the coding sequence TTGCGCCCGCTGTCCTACTCCCGGCCCCGGGTCTCTGATGACAACCCATATTCGGAATCCCTGTTCAAGACCGTCAAGTACGATCTGGACTTCCCCGGACGCTTCCAGGACCTGCACCACGCCCGCGGCTACATGGCGGCATTCTTCACGAACTACAACGCCAATCACCGGCACAGCGGACTGAACTACTACACGCCCGACACCGTCCATCACGGACTGATCGAGCAGGCGCGCAGGCAGCGACAAAAAACCCTCGATGCCTGCTACGCCCGCAACCCGCACAGATACCGCCGCAAGCCCACTGCACCGGGAATCCCTCCCGTCGCAGGAATCAACCACAAAGAAACCACCCGGCTGTCACAAACAGCTTGA
- a CDS encoding SRPBCC domain-containing protein yields the protein MTDDRKFEIVFDTELPGAPERVWEAVTKGTPGWMFPTDQWPDVKTVEEYPHHLVSRMDGPDGWYNQLEHVLEPLDGGRARLHYVHSGIFADNWDQQYDGARKHTEFYLHTLGQYLKHFDGQPVVFTDIQGPAASQTPDGFLQLKKALDVDTAAQGDTFEVEVDGVGRLSGQVDFSIENFLGLRTGDTLYRFFGRNAFGAPVGMTVHDFGGSRDSGATASAWGAFLEKVYV from the coding sequence ATGACTGACGACCGGAAATTCGAGATTGTTTTTGACACCGAGCTGCCGGGCGCCCCGGAACGCGTCTGGGAGGCCGTAACCAAAGGGACTCCGGGCTGGATGTTTCCAACGGACCAGTGGCCGGACGTGAAGACCGTGGAGGAGTATCCGCACCACCTGGTCTCGCGCATGGACGGCCCGGACGGCTGGTACAACCAGCTGGAGCACGTACTGGAGCCGCTCGACGGCGGGCGGGCCCGGCTCCACTATGTCCACAGCGGCATCTTCGCGGACAACTGGGACCAGCAGTACGACGGCGCCCGCAAGCATACGGAGTTCTACCTCCACACGCTGGGCCAGTACCTGAAGCACTTCGATGGCCAGCCCGTGGTTTTCACGGATATCCAGGGACCTGCCGCTTCGCAGACGCCGGACGGCTTTTTGCAGCTCAAGAAGGCGCTCGACGTGGACACTGCGGCGCAGGGGGACACTTTTGAGGTGGAGGTCGACGGCGTCGGGCGGCTTTCGGGACAGGTGGACTTCTCCATCGAGAACTTCCTGGGCCTGCGGACCGGAGACACCCTCTACCGTTTCTTTGGCCGCAATGCGTTCGGTGCGCCCGTGGGCATGACGGTCCACGACTTCGGCGGCAGCAGGGATTCCGGGGCGACTGCCAGCGCCTGGGGCGCGTTCCTCGAAAAGGTCTACGTCTAG